The DNA region ACACCAATTGTTCGTTGTCTAAAAATGCAATTGGATTCAGAAATACATCTAATCACGAAAGCGGGATTTAAATCGGTATTAGTTAGTAATCCTTACATTGATAAACATTGGAGTTTTGACAAGTCAATTTTTGAATGCCTGGATGAGCTAAAATCCGAGTCCTTCGACCTGGTAATCGATCTGCACAAAAATACCAGATCTTTTCTGTTGAGAATTTTACTACACAAACCCACTTATAGTTTTAATAAAATTAATATCTGGAAATGGATTATGTGTGCATTTAAAATCAACTTAATGCCTGATAAGCATTTAGTAGATCGTTATTTTGAAGGATTAAGGGCACTGCATGTTAAAAATGATGGAAAGGGACTTGATTATTTTTTTAACAAGAATATTAACCAGGAGGCGATTATTGAAGGCTTGCCTCCAAAATTTATAGTAGGTGTTTTAGGTGCTGCGCATTTTACTAAGCAAATTCCTTTAGAAAAGTGGCGAGAATTAATGGGTAGCGTAAAGTTTCCAATTGTATTAATTGGTGGAAAAAACGAATTATTATCAGGGAAGCAATTGGAATTGGAATTTCCGGGTAGATTCATAAATTGTGCAGGCCAATTTTCAATAGACCAGTCAGCTAAAATTATTGAAAGTGCAATGATGGTAATTACTCCTGATACTGGAATGATGCATATAACCGCGGCCTTAAAGAAACCAATGCACGTGTTTTGGGGAAATACCATTCCTCAATTCGGCATGTCTCCGTATTACGGAACAAAACCAGGAATACACCGCAACCATGAAGTATTGAATTTAGCGTGTCGACCCTGTTCGAAGTTAGGTTTTCCTAAATGTCCTAAAAATCACTTTAATTGTATGATGCAACAACAGATTACACCCATCCTGTTAGATTTAGAAATGTGATGAAAAATGCTTTTTATTATTCTGGTATAAAGCCAAGTCCTGTACCGGTTGAAGTTAATTTCGAACCGGATTCGTTTAAAATTATAATTCAAAAAAACAACCAGATTCAATCGGTTGAATGGCCTATAAATCAAATAAAGCCTGACTCCAATTATTCTGGTATGAAATTAATCCTGTCGCATGGAGTCAAACCTCCTTTTGAATATTTAGAATTCGATTCAACAGAAATATTGGACTTCCTGCAAAATAAATATCCTTATCATAAATGGATAAAAAAAGATGACTGGATCAACAAAAATGCATTTGGATTAATTTTAGGGGGAATAGCCATATTGGTCATCGGGATTTTAGGCCTCTATTTATTGATAGCACCGAAAGTTTCAGACGGATTAACAAAAACAATTCCGATTAAATGGGAAGTTGAATTGGGTGACAAAATGTTTTCGCAGTTTATGACTGCGGATAAAGAAAATAAACTAAAATCAATGCAGTTGGATTCGTTTTTCAAACTAATGAATGTGACCTCAGCGTATCCTATTCGCATTCATTTTTCTGAAGATACAATTCTGAATGCATTTGCCATTCCTGGAGGTCACATCGTGGTTTATAAAGGATTGATAGATAAATTAAACAATTACGAAAGTCTTGCAGGTTTGCTTGCACATGAATTTACACATATTGAAAGAAAGCACAGTTTGAAAACAATCTTTAGATCCGCATCTTCTTATTTGATTTTGGCAGCGGTCTTTGGAGATTTAACCGGTTTGGCTGGAGTCATTCTGGAAAATGCTAATTCAATACAAAATTTAAGTTACTCTAGAAAATTTGAACATGAAGCAGATCAATATGCGGTTTCGATCCTATTAGATCGCAAAATAGGATTGACAGGAATGCTTGATTTGTTTAAAGTGTTTTTAAATATAGGAAACAAAGGTTTATCGGTACCTGCATTTTTAAGTACCCATCCCGTTACTGAGGATCGGATTAAATACATAGAATCACACATGGCTGGGCGTGAATCTGAAACGATGGATCATCAAGAACTCAAACAGCTTTTTCTTAGATTGAAATTATAAGCATTGCTGAAAATTACCATTTGAAAGCCTTTTTCATGAGTATATTCGCATGTTTTTTGAATTTTACCCAATAATATGGTGCTTTTTTCGTAATATCAGCATACACAAAACGACGAAACATGGAGGTATTAAGTTTTAATGAACTTTTTAAATTGATTTGGAAAAATTTCCGGCTGTTATTTATCATAGGTATATTGACAGTAATAGGTTCAGCATGTATTGCATTGGTTCTTCCAGTATTTTATAAATCAACAACTACTATTTTTCCAGTAAAACTTGCCCAGGTTCCAGTAAATGAAACTTCATTTAGAAGAGGAAATATCAGTGATTTTGGAGAAACAGGGGAGGCCGAACAAGCTCTTGAGGTGCTAAACTCTACGAGTTTAATGGAACGAGTCGTAAATAAATTTGACTTATATACACATTACAAAATCAAACGAACCGATCCTGCAGCTAAGTTTTTTGTATTTAAAACCTATGAAGGAAATGTAGACATAAAGCGAACTAAATTTAACTCAATACAAATTACAGTAAAGGACAAAGATCCTAAAATGGCTTCTGATATGGCCAATGCAATAGCATCTTACCTTGATACTTTAAAATATGAAATGGTTCAGCTTCGTGCTAATGAATTGGTTACTAATTTAGAACGCCAACACACAATACAGCAAAAATTAATTGACAGCCTTAAATTAGAAATGGATATCCTGACCAATAAAGGTATCATGAGTCAATTTCAAAGGGGTTATTTATTAGAAGCGTATGCACAGGCAGTTGGAGCCGAGCGAAATCAATTAAAAACACTG from Saprospiraceae bacterium includes:
- a CDS encoding M48 family metallopeptidase, producing MYDATTDYTHPVRFRNVMKNAFYYSGIKPSPVPVEVNFEPDSFKIIIQKNNQIQSVEWPINQIKPDSNYSGMKLILSHGVKPPFEYLEFDSTEILDFLQNKYPYHKWIKKDDWINKNAFGLILGGIAILVIGILGLYLLIAPKVSDGLTKTIPIKWEVELGDKMFSQFMTADKENKLKSMQLDSFFKLMNVTSAYPIRIHFSEDTILNAFAIPGGHIVVYKGLIDKLNNYESLAGLLAHEFTHIERKHSLKTIFRSASSYLILAAVFGDLTGLAGVILENANSIQNLSYSRKFEHEADQYAVSILLDRKIGLTGMLDLFKVFLNIGNKGLSVPAFLSTHPVTEDRIKYIESHMAGRESETMDHQELKQLFLRLKL
- a CDS encoding glycosyltransferase family 9 protein; the protein is MKRKILIIRFSSIGDLILITPIVRCLKMQLDSEIHLITKAGFKSVLVSNPYIDKHWSFDKSIFECLDELKSESFDLVIDLHKNTRSFLLRILLHKPTYSFNKINIWKWIMCAFKINLMPDKHLVDRYFEGLRALHVKNDGKGLDYFFNKNINQEAIIEGLPPKFIVGVLGAAHFTKQIPLEKWRELMGSVKFPIVLIGGKNELLSGKQLELEFPGRFINCAGQFSIDQSAKIIESAMMVITPDTGMMHITAALKKPMHVFWGNTIPQFGMSPYYGTKPGIHRNHEVLNLACRPCSKLGFPKCPKNHFNCMMQQQITPILLDLEM